A DNA window from Selenomonas sp. oral taxon 126 contains the following coding sequences:
- a CDS encoding DEAD/DEAH box helicase — MKFIPHDYQQYAIDFIESHKTAAVLLDMGLGKTVITLTALNNLLFDCFEISCVLVIAPLRVARNTWPQEISKWEHLKHLRYSVVVGTEKERLAALRKQASLYIINRENVPWIVEKTDFTYDAIVIDELSSFKNWSSKRFKALMKVRPLAKRVIGLTGTPSGNGLMDLFAEFKVLDMGQRLGRFITKYRQDYFVPDKRNGQVVFSYAPLPGAEERIYEKIADITISMKAADHLKMPELIESAYSVRMNEEEKKMYASMCEQLVLQMKGDEVTAANAGVLSGKLAQMANGAVYTDDGTTLHIHDRKLDALEDIVESMNGKPLLVAYWFRHDAERIEKRVPCVRLDTDEAIARWNRGEIPVALIHPASAGHGLNLQSGGSTLVWFGITWSLELYQQTVARLYRQGQSAKTLVVQHIIVEGTIDERILRALKRKDKTQTALIDAVKANLEVNPHDEL; from the coding sequence GAAAGCCATAAAACTGCCGCCGTACTCCTGGATATGGGGCTTGGGAAGACCGTGATTACCCTCACAGCCCTCAACAACCTTCTCTTCGACTGCTTTGAGATTTCCTGTGTCCTCGTTATCGCGCCGCTCCGTGTGGCGCGGAATACATGGCCGCAGGAGATCAGCAAGTGGGAACATTTGAAGCACCTCCGCTATTCCGTAGTGGTTGGGACAGAGAAAGAGAGATTGGCAGCACTCCGCAAGCAAGCCTCCCTCTACATCATCAACCGCGAGAACGTGCCGTGGATCGTGGAGAAAACAGACTTCACCTACGATGCCATCGTGATTGACGAACTCTCCTCGTTCAAGAATTGGAGCAGCAAGCGATTCAAGGCACTCATGAAGGTTCGCCCCTTGGCGAAGAGAGTCATCGGGCTGACGGGAACGCCATCCGGCAACGGCTTGATGGACCTCTTCGCAGAGTTCAAGGTACTCGACATGGGACAGCGACTGGGGCGATTCATTACGAAGTATCGGCAAGATTACTTCGTGCCGGACAAGCGAAACGGACAGGTGGTGTTCTCCTACGCGCCACTTCCCGGAGCCGAGGAGCGAATCTATGAGAAGATTGCCGACATAACCATCTCCATGAAAGCCGCAGATCACCTCAAGATGCCGGAGCTGATCGAGAGTGCGTACAGCGTCCGCATGAATGAGGAAGAGAAGAAAATGTACGCCTCGATGTGCGAGCAGTTGGTTTTGCAGATGAAGGGCGACGAGGTGACGGCGGCAAATGCAGGAGTTCTGTCGGGCAAGCTCGCACAGATGGCAAACGGCGCGGTTTACACCGACGATGGGACTACACTGCATATACACGACCGCAAGCTCGATGCCTTGGAGGACATCGTAGAGAGTATGAACGGCAAGCCGCTTCTCGTGGCGTATTGGTTCCGACATGACGCGGAGCGCATCGAAAAGCGCGTGCCGTGCGTCCGACTGGATACGGACGAGGCAATCGCTCGTTGGAATCGTGGAGAAATCCCCGTCGCACTTATCCATCCTGCAAGTGCGGGACACGGGCTGAACCTTCAGAGCGGCGGCTCAACCCTCGTTTGGTTTGGGATAACATGGAGCTTGGAACTTTACCAACAGACCGTGGCGCGGCTCTATCGGCAGGGGCAGAGTGCCAAGACCCTCGTGGTGCAGCACATCATCGTCGAGGGCACGATTGACGAGAGAATCCTCCGTGCCTTGAAACGGAAGGACAAGACGCAGACGGCACTCATTGATGCCGTCAAAGCAAATCTGGAGGTGAATCCTCATGATGAACTATGA